TTCTGATCGAGGAGCCAGGAGCGGATGGGAGAGCGCGACTTTAGGCAGGCCTGGTGCAGCTCCTCGGCGGTGTAGGAACTCTCCAGCGGCTCCGGCCCAAACCCCGCCGAACGGGTCGTCCATTCGGCGACCGTGAGAGCCTCGACGCGGCCGAAACGCCTCACGTCGTCGTAGAAGAGGACGCCTCCGCCGCTCAGCGCGAAGCGGACTGCCGGGTGGGACGGTCGGGCCGGCCCCCGGGGCGGGCGGGGGAACGGCCTAAGCCTGCCGGTCATGCCCAGATTCACCACCAGCACGACACCGGCGTCGAGCCCGATCACGATGTTCTTGGCCCGCCGTTCGACGCTCTCGACCGTCCGCCCTCTCAATCTGGCGCGGAACTCGGGTCCGGGTTGGCGGAGAATGTCGGGCTTGAGGACGAGGACGCGCTCGATGCGTTTGCCCGGAATGGTCAGGCGAAGCCCACGAACGATGGTCTCGGCCTCGGGAAGCTCTGGCACGGGATGCGCCGCCTAGCCGGACCGCTCCTGGCGGCGCTCCTCCCGCCAGCCGATGTCCGGGCGGAAGAAGGCTCCCTCGAAGCGAACCCTCTCCGCCGCCCTGCGACTCGCTTCGGCCGCACCGCCCAAGGTGGGAGCGGCAGCCGTAGCTGCGATCACCCTTCCGCCGGAGGTCACGATCCGTCCGTTCTCCTTGCTGGTGCCCGCGTGGAAGAAGAACGTCGACTCGTCGCCCGACGGCGGTGCGTCGATGGCGATCTCCCGACCCTTCGCGACCGGACCGGGATAGCCGCTCGCCGCTACGACCGTGGTCACGCAGGAGCCGTCCCGCACGGGAGCGACACCGTCCTCGACCGTGCCCCCCTCGGCCACCGCCACTAGGGGGTCGAGCAGGGAACCGGCCATGAGCGGGAGTACGACCTGGGTCTCGGGATCGCCGAAGCGGCAGTTGAACTCCACCACCTTAGGACCTTCCTCGGTGAGCATGAGGCCCGCGTAGAGGAGCCCTCTGAACGGAGAACCGCGCTCGGCGAGAGCCGCCAGGGTAGGCCGGAGGATACGCTCACGCGTCTCTTCCACGAGCTGGGGCGTGGCGATCGAAACCGGTGCGTAGGCTCCCATGCCGCCGGTGTTCGGGCCGCGGTCGCCCACCCCTACCCGCTTGTGGTCCTGAGAGGGGGAGAGGACGTAGGAACGCTCGCCGTCGGTGATCGCGAAGATCGAGAGCTCCTCACCGACCATGAACTCTTCGACAACCACCTCCCTGCCCGCATCGCCCGCGAGTCCCCCTGCGAGCATGGCCTCGGCCGCAGCCAGAGCCTCGTCGGTCGATCCGCAGACGATCGCGCCCTTTCCGGCGGCAAGCCCCGACGCCTTGACCACGATCGGTGCGCCGCGCTCGAGAATGTGCTCCCTGGCCGGCTTCGGATCGGTGAAGCTCCGGTGCTCGGCGGTGGGCACCCCTGCCGCCTTCATCAAGTCCTTGGCGAAGGCCTTGCTCGACTCGATGCGGGCAGCGCCGGCATCGGGGCCGAAGGTCGGGATACCCTTCTCCCGCAACCTGTCCGCCAGTCCCGCGTCCAGAGGCCCTTCAGGTCCGATCACCACGAGATCGAGGCGGTTGTCTTCGGCCCAGGCGACTAGGGCCGGCACGTCCGTGGAGGCTATGGGAACCGGGTCGGCATCGACCATGCCCCCGTTGGGTCGAGTAACGAAGAAGCGGGTGCCGGAGGGAGCGTCCCGCTTCAGCTTCCAGAGGAGGGCGTGTTCACGGCCTCCGTTACCTGCTATGAGTACGCGCACGTCCCGGCCACGCCTCAGCGCGACATGCCGCTCCGAACGTTGTCGGTCATGCGACGGGCGGCGTTCTTCATGGTGTCCACCCATTCCCGAGCGCCTTCCCGGTAGGAGTCGGCGGCAGCCCGGACATCTTCCTGATACTCGGGGCTCGGCTCGCCGCGTCGCAGGTATTCCCCGCGAATCACGCGATCGTACTCGCCCATCTCGACCCAGGTGCGCAGCTCGTTGACCCGGATGGTGTAGAACGGGTGGGTCTGACCGACCAGGTTCAGGACCTTGAAGACCTGGTCGAGCATGTCGCCGCCCTCGCGATAGTCCTCGGCCTGCTTCACGTAGTCGGCGAGATTCAGCTCGTCGTCCTGCCCGCCTCCGGCCATCTTGAGCATGGTGCGCAGCACGAGGTCGGGATCCTGAACCGTGAGCAGTCCGGCCCGGTCCGAGGAGAGCTCCGACTTGCGCTGCCACTCGAGCAGACCGACGAGCACGGCCCGCGCTGCGAGCCCCACTATGGGGAATCCGAGACTCGCCAGCCCGAGCAGAAGGACCGTCATCGTCTTGTAGAGGACGTGATCGCTCATGATGTGACCGATCTCGTGGCCCATCACGTAAGCGAGCTCGTCGTCGTCCAGGAGCCTGACGGTCCCGGAGTTGAGGATGATGAAGGGCTCCTTCATGCCCCAGGCGCCGGCGTTCACCTGAGGTGTCTGCGAGACGTAGAGCGGATATGCCCGGGGAGCGTCGAGAGTGCGTAGGCACTCCTGGTACGACTCGTGGATGTGCGGAAACTGGCGCTCGGTCACCCGCACCGCGCTCGCCTGGAACGCGAGACGGACGGATTTCTCGGTCATCGCTCCGAAGATCTTGCGCAGGATGTCGTCGAAGACGGGGATGCGCCGAAGGGCCTGGAGGGCCGCCTTGTCGGCGGGGTGCTCCCAGGCTGCGGGAGAGATTTCGGTGAGGATGCGTCGGGCGCGAGCTCCTTCGCCGCCGGCGTTGTCTGAAGCGCTATCGTCGTTGGTCATGGTGTTCTCAGAAAGGGGAGGTGGCGGACTCGTCGACGAGCCCCGCACGTTACGTTCGTAGCTCTGCGCCGGTTTCGTACCCGGCCTTATCCGGGCCGACCGTCTCGGCGGCTAATCTAGGTCGGTAGGAGGCTGTGGGGAAAGGGGGTGAGCCGGTTACGCCCGGGCTGGTGAGGCGGTGGGAGGGAGGGCGAGCCGTTCGCTCGCGCTTGACCTCGGATGGCGCCCGGTCGTATATTGGAGGGCTGTGCCTTTGGGGTGCCGTCCAGGCCGTCGGGCGTTGTCCGATGATTCCTCGCCCCGCCCCGGCCCGCTCCATCTTCCAGCCACCTCTCCGCCGCGCGAGCTCACTTCACCATGGACAAGCACTACGGAAGGGGTCCGCTCCTCCTCCTGGCCGGACGAGCGAACCTGGCGCTGGCGATGGAGATAGGAAGTTTGCTGGGCGAGTCTCCGGACGGCGTCACGATCAGGAACTTCGCCGACGGCGAGATCTTCGTGAGCATCACGCGCAACGTGCGCGGGCGCGACGTCTTCATCATCCAGCCCACGGGCTCGCCTGCGGACAACCTGATGGAGCTGCTGCTGCTCATCGACGCCGCCAAGAGGGCCTCGGCGGCACGGGTGACCGCGGTGATCCCCTACTTCGGCTACGGACGCCAGGACCGCAAGGATCAGCCTCGGGTCGCGCTCAGCGCCAAGCTCGCGGCCAACCTCGTGGTTGCCGCAGGCGCCGATCGGGTCATCTCCATCGACTTCCACCAGCATCAGATCCAGGGCTTCTTCGACATCCCGGTCGATCACCTCCTCGCCGCGCCGGTGCTCACCAGGCACTTTCTCAACAAGGGCATCGAGAACCCGGTGGTCGTCGCCCCGGACACCGGCGCAGCCAAGATGGCCCGGGCCTTCGCCCGCTGGTTGCAGACGTCGTTCGCCGTCATCGACAAGCGCAGGCCCACGGCGAACGTCTCCGAAGTTCTCAGCGTGGTCGGCGAGGTCGAGAACAAGCCGTGTCTGATCGTGGACGACATGGTGGATACGGCCGGTACGCTCTCCAATGCGGTCGTCGCTCTCAAGGAGCGCGGCGCCACCCGGGTCTTCGCGGCGGTGTCGCACGCCCTGCTCTCAGGTCCCGCCAGCGAGCGCCTGCAGAACTCGCCCATAGAGGAGATGGTCGTGACCAACACCCTCCACATCTCCGATGAAAAGAGATTTCCCAAGCTGCGCGTGCTCTCGGTCGCCGATCTGCTCTCGAAGGCCATTCGTCACGTGCACTCGAACGAGTCCGTGAGCCAGCTTTTCCGCATCCCCCCTGCAAACGGCTGAGTCCAGCCACCCCCGAACGGAAGGAAACCCATGTCTACTGTCACCTTGACGGCCCAGCCGAGAACCGACACCGGGAAAGGCGCGGCTCGCTCGCTCCGCCGGGGCGGCCGCATTCCGGCCGTGCTCTACGGTTCCGATCTCGAAAACGCCTTGCACCTCTCCGTGGACACGGGAGAAACCCAGCGCCTCTTCAACTCGGTGAGCGTGGAGAACACGATAATCGAGATCAAGGTGGAGGGAGGAGACGAGAGCTACCGCACGCTGGTCAGGGAGGTGCAGACCCACCCTTGGAAGGGCTCCCTTCTTCATGTGGATTTCCTCTGGATCAGGCGAGGCGTCACGGTCGATCTGACCGTGCCCGTACACTTGACCGGTTCCGCTGCCGGCGTCGGCATGGGCGGCATCGTCGAGCAGGTCCTCCACGATCTCCCGATCCGCTGCATCCCGTCCAAGATCCCGGAGATGATCGAAGTGGACATCACGCGCCTCGATATCGGCGACAGCGTGACGGTCGGGGACCTCGACCTGGGCGAAGGCGTCGAAGCGAGCATCGAACCGGACCGGACAGTGTGTACGTTGACGCCCCCGACCGTGGTCGGGACCGAGGAAGAGGAGGAAGAGGAGGAAGAGGAAGTCGGGGATGTCATTGACGGGGCGGTGTAACAGCCCTTGCGCTCGAAGTTCATCGTCGGTCTCGGCAATCCGGGCCCGGCCTACGACGCCACCAGGCACAACGTCGGATGGTGGGCGCTCGACCGCCTCGCGTACGACTGGGATTTCGGCTCCTTCACGCTCTTGGGAACGGCTCTGGCGAGCGGCGGCGAACGCGCCGGCCACGAGGTCGCGCTCGTGAAACCGGTCACCTACATGAATCGAAGCGGCCTGGCTCTGGGCTCGCTCGGTTTCGACCGGGAGTTCGATCCGGTCGAGGATCTGCTGGTCCTGGTCGACGACGCGGCCTTGGCTCCGGGCAGGTTGCGGCTCCGGGCTAAGGGCGGCACCGGCGGCCACAACGGACTGGCGTCGATCTCCGAGGTGCTGGGTTCCGACGACTATTTTCGCCTTCGTATCGGGGTCGGAAAAAAACCCGAGGGCACATCCCTCTCGGACTGGGTGCTCTCCGAAATGCCGGAAGCCGACGAGGACGCCGTCGTCGCGCTCCTCCCCGAGCTGGGACCCGCCTTGGAGCTCTGGCTGGCCGGCGACGCGGACCGGGCCATGACCCGACTCAACAGATGAACGACCGGCCCGGCCGTCATCCTTCAACCTTCGACATCAGGAACCGCACATGACCGTCTTCACGGAATTCGCCTGGATACTGGGCGCGCTCGGCCTGGGCGCGGCCGCCCTCGTCTACATCTACGTCAAAAGACAGGACGCCGGCTCGGCGCTAATGCAGGATCTGGGCGAGCAGATACACGACGGCGCGATGGCCTTCCTGCGCCGCGAGTACACCGTGCTCTCGCTCTTCGTCGTCGTGGTGGCCAGCCTGCTGGCGTGGGCCATCGGGGTCGGATCGGCCGTCGCCTACGTCGGAGGCGCAGTGTCCTCGGTGGCCGCCGGGTTCATGGGCATGAAGGCCGCCACCCGCGCCAACACGCGCACCTCCGCCGCCGCCAACGATCACGGTCAGGGGCGCGCCCTCCGAGTGGCGTTCCTGGGAGGATCGGTGATGGGGCTCGCGGTGGCCGCCCTCGGCCTGCTCGGGCTGGGAGCGCTCTACTGGTTCTCCGGGGCCGCCGAGGCGTTGGACAGCGAGTTCGGTTCGTTCGCCCGGCTCGCCTCCGGATTCGCCATGGGCGCCAGCTCGATCGCGCTCTTCGCACGGGTCGGCGGCGGCATTTACACCAAGGCCGCCGACGTGGGCGCCGACCTGGTGGGCAAGGTCGAAGCCGGCATCCCGGAGGACGACCCGCGCAACCCCGCCACCATCGCCGACAACGTGGGCGACAACGTGGGCGACGTCGCCGGCATGGGCGCCGACATCTTCGAGTCCTATGTCGGTTCGATCGTCGCCACCGTAGCCATCGCCGCCACCGCTCCGGCTCTGGCGGGCATGAGGACCGCAGCGGTCGCTCTGCCGGTGCTCACGGTCATGGTGGGGCTGATCGCCTCCTTCGTCGGCATCGCCTTCGTCAAGGTTCTGGAAAAGCACAACCCGTCGCACGCCCTGCACGGCACGACCTGGATCGCCGGCCTGCTCTTCCTCGTCGGCATGTATTTCGTGGTGGACAGCCTCGGGATCACCTACATCACGCCCGATGGGGCCAGCTACGGCGCAATGGGACCTTACGTCGCCATCGTCGCCGGGACCTTGGCCGGAGTCGCGATCGGCATGGTCACCCAGTACTACACGGCGGACCGCCCGGTTCGCAGGATCGCGGAGTCGAGCAAGACCGGATCCGCGACCAACATCATTTCGGGGCTCGCGGTGGGTATGGAGTCGACGGCCATTCCTGTGGTCCTGCTCTGTGTGGCGATAGGCGTGGCGCATCACTTCGCCGGTCTCTACGGCATCGGCATCGGCGCCGTGGGCATGCTCGCCACCGTGGGCGTGACCATGTCCGTCGACGCTTACGGACCGATAGCCGACAACGCCGGCGGGATCAGCGAGATGAGCGGGCTCGGCAAGGAAACCCGGCGCATCACCGACTCTTTGGACGCCATCGGCAACACTACCGCCGCCATCGGCAAGGGCTTCGCCATCGGATCGGCTGCGCTCACCGCCCTCGCGCTCTTCTCCGCCTACGCCACAAACGTCGGTCTCGACGCTTCGGGTATCGACATCATCAACCCCTCGGTCGTCATCGGCCTCCTGCTCGGGGGCGCGCTTCCATTCTTCGTCGCCGCACTGACCATGACCGCGGTCGGGCGCGCCGCTCAGGGCATGGTGGAGGAGGTGCGCCGCCAATTCCGCGAGATCGCGGGGATAATGGAAGGGACCGCAAAGCCCGATTCCGCCCGCTGCGTCGACATCTCCACCCGCGCCGCCCTGCGCGAGATGGTGCTGCCCGGTCTCACGGCGGTGCTCGCTCCCGTGGTCGTCGGCTACTTCCTGGGCGTCGAAGCCCTGGGCGGCCTGCTGGCCGGAGCCACGGTCACCGGCGTGCTCATGGCGCTCTTCATGGCCAACTCCGGCGGTGCGTGGGACAATGCCAAGAAGTACATCGAAGGCGGAGCTCTCGGAGGCAAGGGCTCGGAGCCGCACAAGGCGGCCGTGGTCGGCGACACGGTCGGCGATCCCTTCAAGGACACCTCGGGTCCGTCACTTAACATTCTCATCAAGCTCATGAGCGTGGTCGCATTGGTCCTCGCCCCCTGGTTCGCCGTCGTTCACGGTCTGGCGGGCAGGTAGATGGCCGGCGACGCGGTGTTCGAAGACGCCCTGGCGTTCGCCGGGGATCTGATCCGCATCCCCGGGCTCTCCGGAGACGAAGAGGCGGTAGCGGAGCGGGTCCGGCTCGAGATGGAGGCCCTCGGGCTCGAAGACGTGCGCATCGATGAGGCCGGAAACGTGATCGGCGTGGCGCGCGGTCGCGGCGAGGCCCCCGCCGTTCTCCTCAACTGCCACCTGGACGTCGTCGCCGAGGGTGACGAGTCCGAGTGGGAGTATCCGCCCTACGGCGGCGTCGTGGACGGCGGCTTCCTCCACGGACGGGGCGCGATGGACATCAAAGGCCAGCTCGCCATCCAGACCCACGCCGCAGCGGCCCTGAACGGCGTCGCGCCAGGCGACGTGATCGTCGCCCACACCGTCCACGAGGAGCGGGGCGGGTTGGGAATGAAGGCGCTGCTGGAATCGGGCTCGGTCGCCCCGGGGTTGGTCGTCATCGGAGAGGCGACCGGCGGAGATGTCTGCATCGGTCACCGAGGGCGCGCGGAGGTCGAGATAGTGATCTCAGGCGTCGCCGGCCACGCCAGCGCTCCCGAAAGGGCTCGCAATGCCCTCGACCTGCTTGGAGACGCTCTCGCCGCCGCCCGCGACCTGAGCTCCGTTCAGCGGAGCGATCCCGTGCTCGGCACGGCCTCGGTCGTCGCAACGACCGTAGAGGTCGGGCCCGAGAGCCGGAACGTGATCCCCGACCACGTCGTCGTCACCCTGGACTGGAGAATACTTCCCGGAGACGACGACCGCTCGCTACTCGGGCGGGTCCGGGCGGCGCTCGCTCGCCGGAGGCCGGAGCTCCCGGCGGGGCTTTCCTGGAACGTGCGCATCGCCGCCGAGGAACAGCGCACCTGGACCGGCCTGACCGAACTCCGCTCGCAGCACACCCCCGGATTTCTCGTCGATCCCGACCATCCCGTGGTCACGGCGGCAGCCACCGCGGTCGGCAGACGCGAGGGCGGCGGAGCCGCTCGGGTGCGTCCCTGGCAGTTCGCGACCGACGGGGGATGGAGTTGCGACGTGCACGGCATCTTCACCATCGGCTTCGGCCCCGGAGAGGAGCGCTACGCCCACACCAATCGAGAGCGGCTCAATCTCGAGGAGGCCCGTTGGTCTCTGGAGCGCTACCCGGAACTCGTCGTCGCCGCACAGAGAGCGATGGCTGGGGAGTAGCCGGCGCGCTTGACCCGACGTCGCATGTCTGACGCTATATTGTAAGGGAGCGCTTTCGCGCCCGTCCCGCTCCATGGCCCGTTTCGCCGACCGCACGGCGTCACGGCGCCGAGGGGCCCGCTTCCATTCGGACCGAGGGATCCAGTTATGCGGACCTACGAAGTCGTCTACATTCTCGATGCGGCCATCGCCCCGGCAGACGCCGAGGCGAAACTCGAACGCCTGCACTCGCTCGCGACTGTCGGCGGCGGCAAGGTGGACGCGGTGGAGCACTGGGGTCAGCGCAGGCTGGCCTACGCCATCAACGGACGGGAGACGGGCTACTACGTGGTCGCCCAGATCACGGCTGTGGCCGAGGCGCTCCCCGAGTTCGAGAGACTTCTCGGCCTCGACGAGGAGGTCATGCGGTATCTGCTCGTTGTCCATCAGGGCGAGCGCACCGACGGGGCGTCGAAGCTGGGCGAGGTGAGGAGCGACGACGAAACCCGCACTGCCGACGGCGCGACCGATGCCGAGGGTGACGAAGACGGTGACGACGCCGAGGAGGAAGGGGCCGAAGGCAAAGGCGACGACGAGGATCTTGATGAGGGTGATGACGACGACGAAGGCGGCGACAAGGATGCCGATGCGGCCGACGAAACGTCCGAGGAGGTCACCGTAGAGCCGCAAACGGCTCCGCGTTCCGGTCCTCCCGAGTTCTCCGGGCCGGGCGCCCGGCGGCGCAGAACGGAGGGTCCGCCGATCCTGACGCTAGATTACAAGGACGTGAAGCATCTCTCCTACTTCATAACCGACCAAGGCAAAATTCTGCCGAAGCGCACCACCCGGGTGTCGGCGCACTTCCAAAGGCAGTTGAGCCGCGCGATCAAGCGCGCGCGCTACCTGGCGCTGATCCCGTACACCGGCTCGTTTGACCACTGAGCCGCCGAGAGGGACGAGATTGGCACCGCGGCCTCGGGCTTTGCGCGATCGCCCTGACGTGCACCATCTTTCTCGGGACGCCGGATTTTCTCCGAGAAGGGGCCGCGTTCGTCGCCATGGCGTTTCTGGTGATGACGGTCGCCTTTGGAGCGAAGCGTCCTCGCACGGCTCTCGCCGCCGCTGCAGTGTCCTTCCTCCTTCTCCTGGGAGAACGGGATGCGGTCTGGTTCGTGGATCGCGCCTGGGCGATGATGGCCGCTGGCTGGTTCGCTTTCCTGAGCCTGCGGTTTCCGGGATGGACCTTGACCGCTCGCGCGGCGGCGGCGGTCGTCGCGGCGGCCACCACCGTGGCGGCGGCCGTGTTGGCGAGCCCCGCCTCCTGGACCGCTTTCGAGGGAGTGGTGGCCGATCGAGCTGCAGCGACTCTGGAGGCGATCACCTTCGAGCTCAGGCGTTCCGGAGGCATGGACCCCACCCTGGCGGCCCGGCTCGACATGGTCTTCCAGGCACAGGTCCTGGTCTTCCCGGCGCTTGCCGGCCTCGCCACCTCCGCAGCCCTCGCCGCGGCGTGGTGGGGCTACGGAAAGCTCTCGGGCGGAGGTGCCGAGCTCCAACCTCTGGCGACCTTCAATTTCAACGACCACTGGGTCTGGATCTTCGTGGTCGGACTCGGTCTGCTCGTGGTCGGCGGGATCAATCCTCCCAGCCGTCTCGCTCTCAACCTGCTGGTCTTCGCCGGCGGGTTCTTCGCATTGCGCGGTCTCGCCGTGGTCTCGTACCTCGGCCGTCGTCGCCGTCGCATCGTTTACGGGGTACTGGCCGTGCTGGGAGCCTTGGCTTGGCCGGGCATTCTTAGCGCCGCACTGATACTCGGAATCGCGGATGTCTGGCTCGACGCCCGCTCCCATCAACCCGAAGAGGCAACATGAAGCTAATCCTGCGCCGGCCCGTGTCCAATCTGGGCGAAGAGGGCGACGTCGTAACGGTTAGGCCGGGATATGGCCGCAACTACCTGATTCCCCAGGGACTGGCGTTTCCGGCCACCAAGCTGCACCTCGCCAGACTCGAGGAAGAGCGAGCTCAGAGGGAGGCTCGGGACCGCAGAGACCGGCTGGAGGCGCAAAGGCGGGCGGCGCTGCTCGAATCTCTCAGGCTCAAGTTCCTCGAGCGCGCCGGCAACGAAGGCCGGCTCTTCGGGTCTGTGACCGCTGCGGACATCGTCGCGCGGGTCGAGGATGCGGAGCTCGGGTTCGACCTGGATCGGCGGCTCATACAGCTCGACGAGCCGCTGAAGCAATTGGGCGTACACGGCGTGACCGTGCGTCTACACCCTGAAGTCACGGTGGACCTGCAGGTCACGGTCGAACCTATCGATTTCTAACGGCGGACGTGGAATGCAGGCTCCGCCGAACTACCCCACCCATGTGGTCGACGCGGTGTCGCTGGCGCTCGAACGCAAGGCGCGGGATGTCGTGGCGCTCGATCTTCGGGGCATATCGAGCGTTACCGATTTCTTCGTGATCGCTACCGGACGTTCCGATGTTCAGGTTCGAGCGATCGTGGAGAGAGTCGTTGAGGGCTTGCGGAACCAGGGTCTCCGCCCTAGTCATGTAGAAGGAGCGCGGGCCGGGCGCTGGGCCTTGGCCGACTATGTGGATATGGTCGTCCATGTCTTCCACCCCGATGCGCGAGACTTCTTTCGGCTGGAGCAGCTCTGGGGAGACGCCCCGGCATGGAGCGTCGGGCCCGGCGAAAACGAAACCACGCAAGAGAGAGAAGATGACTAGACCGAGCTGGGATCCGTTCGATCCCGGAAACCTGCCCGAGCTCTCCGCACAAACGGAGGGGCGTGGAAATCTCGTGGTCGTGGTCTCGACCCCTTCCATCCGGGACGGCAAATGGGCGGTGGGTGCGGCGGTGGCCGTCGCCGACGGCTTCAGCGAGGAAGGTCGGAAGGTCACCGTGGTGGACGCCGATCTCGACCTGCCCTCGCTCCACGAGCTCATGGATGCCGATGTGGGGGAGGGCGTGGTCGACCTCGTAGATTTCGGCGCCTCGGCCAATCGCGTGGTTCGGGACGCTCCCGGCGCCCGGTACAGCTTCATCAGCACCGGATCGTACGCGGTAGACCCCGAGAAGGTGCTTGAAAGCGAGATCTGGCGGGTCTTTTGCGAGGAACTTGTGGCGGCGGGCCACACCATCGTTGTCCACATCACCTCCGGGGTGCCCGGCATCCACGCCGTCCTCGGTCCGGCGACAGATGTCGTGGTGTTGACCTCGGATGGGCGCGACGACGAACATCTGGATAGCTTGCTGGTCGGCTGCGAGTCGCTGGTGAGGGGCGTGTACGGCCCTCACACCGGTGCGAGACCTGCTCCGGTCGACACGGGGGTCGGCGAGGCGGGTTCGGAAACCGACCTCCGCGATGCCGAGCCTGCGCCGGCATCGGAGATCCATCCGATCGACGGCTCGGGAACCTCGTCCGGCGGGCCGACCACTTCCGAAGGCCCGCCCGCCCGAGACCCGGTGCCGATGCGCCCCGGTCCCGCACAACGGGAGCCTGCGAAAGCGGAAGGCAAGCGGCGAGCCGGCGTGGACTCATCGTTCACGGACGGATCGTCCTCCGGCCGCAGGTGGATCTGGATCGGCGGCTTGGCGGCGGCGGTCACCGGAATAGCGCTGTGGCAGACCGGGGTGATCGATCTACCTCGGAGCAGTTCGGTCGATTCGGAATCCGAAGTCGTTCCCGAGAGCGCCCCGGACGCCGTTCCGGGAGAGGCGGAGGTCGACCCGGTTTCGAGTAGGCCTCCGCCTCCCGAGCCTGAAGTGATAGTCCCGGGTCCGTCGCCGCTGTTCCAAGGTCTGGCCGAAACGTCCGGGGCGCTCACCTACGGCGCTCAGGAGGCGGCCTACCAGACCTGGGACGATGCGTTGGACGGATTGGGCGACCTCGAAGCCCGGGGCCTTCCGGGGTTGATCGTGCCGGTGGTCGTAGATGGGACCACCTACTTCCGTCTGCTGGTGGGGCCGTTCTCCGACGCTGCGGCGGCTGGAGGCGTAAGCTCCGGGCGGCTGGATCGGAACCTGCGCCTGGCCTTTCACCTGGGAGAGAGCGCGGACGCCGATCTGGTTGACGCGAGGATGGCCGAACTCCTCGACCTGCGCGTGCCGACCTACCCGGTCACCGTCGAATTCGAGAACGGCGTCGTCGCGACTCGCATCTACGCCGGCGCCTTTTCCAGCCAGGCGGAGGCGGCGCTCGTCGCGGGCA
The Gemmatimonadota bacterium genome window above contains:
- a CDS encoding M20/M25/M40 family metallo-hydrolase, producing MAGDAVFEDALAFAGDLIRIPGLSGDEEAVAERVRLEMEALGLEDVRIDEAGNVIGVARGRGEAPAVLLNCHLDVVAEGDESEWEYPPYGGVVDGGFLHGRGAMDIKGQLAIQTHAAAALNGVAPGDVIVAHTVHEERGGLGMKALLESGSVAPGLVVIGEATGGDVCIGHRGRAEVEIVISGVAGHASAPERARNALDLLGDALAAARDLSSVQRSDPVLGTASVVATTVEVGPESRNVIPDHVVVTLDWRILPGDDDRSLLGRVRAALARRRPELPAGLSWNVRIAAEEQRTWTGLTELRSQHTPGFLVDPDHPVVTAAATAVGRREGGGAARVRPWQFATDGGWSCDVHGIFTIGFGPGEERYAHTNRERLNLEEARWSLERYPELVVAAQRAMAGE
- the rpsR gene encoding 30S ribosomal protein S18 translates to MRTYEVVYILDAAIAPADAEAKLERLHSLATVGGGKVDAVEHWGQRRLAYAINGRETGYYVVAQITAVAEALPEFERLLGLDEEVMRYLLVVHQGERTDGASKLGEVRSDDETRTADGATDAEGDEDGDDAEEEGAEGKGDDEDLDEGDDDDEGGDKDADAADETSEEVTVEPQTAPRSGPPEFSGPGARRRRTEGPPILTLDYKDVKHLSYFITDQGKILPKRTTRVSAHFQRQLSRAIKRARYLALIPYTGSFDH
- a CDS encoding DUF2232 domain-containing protein, encoding MAFLVMTVAFGAKRPRTALAAAAVSFLLLLGERDAVWFVDRAWAMMAAGWFAFLSLRFPGWTLTARAAAAVVAAATTVAAAVLASPASWTAFEGVVADRAAATLEAITFELRRSGGMDPTLAARLDMVFQAQVLVFPALAGLATSAALAAAWWGYGKLSGGGAELQPLATFNFNDHWVWIFVVGLGLLVVGGINPPSRLALNLLVFAGGFFALRGLAVVSYLGRRRRRIVYGVLAVLGALAWPGILSAALILGIADVWLDARSHQPEEAT
- the rplI gene encoding 50S ribosomal protein L9, which gives rise to MKLILRRPVSNLGEEGDVVTVRPGYGRNYLIPQGLAFPATKLHLARLEEERAQREARDRRDRLEAQRRAALLESLRLKFLERAGNEGRLFGSVTAADIVARVEDAELGFDLDRRLIQLDEPLKQLGVHGVTVRLHPEVTVDLQVTVEPIDF
- the rsfS gene encoding ribosome silencing factor gives rise to the protein MQAPPNYPTHVVDAVSLALERKARDVVALDLRGISSVTDFFVIATGRSDVQVRAIVERVVEGLRNQGLRPSHVEGARAGRWALADYVDMVVHVFHPDARDFFRLEQLWGDAPAWSVGPGENETTQEREDD